ATGCCATTGATTATGCTTTGAAGCATAACCTTGATAAAGCCGTGTCAGAGCATCAGGTTGCTGTGCAGCGTGAAGTGCTGACCGGATCATACTGGCGTATGCTGCCTTCTTTGATGAGTAATGCGGAATTCTCTACTCAGGATTGGTACACCCCCAGCTCGTCAAAGAGCTTCCAGAGCGGACAGCAGTCTCTGGAGCCTTCCATTTCTCATGATCTGGAAACCTCCACCCAGTCTGTGGAACTTTCATGGAACCTGCTCAATCTGGCGGTTGATTTCCAGCGCACCTATCAGTCTGAAGCACAGCTGGGCATGAGCAAACAGCAGCTTAAGCGTGTGAAGCAGAATTTGATTGTGAGCGTTATTCAGGCTTACATGCGCTGTTCTATTGCCAAGGATGCTAAAGGGCGGGCTGATGACCTGATTGCTAGTGCTCTCAAGCGTCAGGAAATAATCATCAAGCAGATGAAAGCGGGAAGCCAGAAAAAGAAAGATGCTCTGAACGGTCAGATTTCCATCATTAAGCTGCGCGACAGTGTGCGCCGCTATGAATATGATTACCGTCAGGCCAAGAAAGAATTGGCTCAGCTGCTGGGACTCGCTCCTGCTGCGGAATTCAGCATTGAGGGAATCAACCTTGCGGATGTTCCCAATGAAATGGCTATGAATCTTCCGGCATGGGAAAAAGAAGCACTGGCATCGCGTCCTGAAATGTTTGAAATGGACCTGAAGGAAGATGAAGCCGTGCGTGAAGCGGATATCGCTCTTACCCAGATGTTTCCGGCTCTGACTCCCTTTGCCCGCTACAGCCGTGACGACAACTCCTACATGTCCCGTCACCAGTGGTGTAATGTAGGACTACGTGTATCATGGGATCTGCTGACCATTCCTCGTCTTTCGTCCGAGCAGCAGACCGGTATGAAACGGGCCGCGGTGGTTCGCAAACAACGTCAGGCACAGGCTCTGGCTGTTCTGGTACAGTTGAATCTGGCTACTATTGAATACCGCGACGCTTATGAATCTCTCGGCATTGCTACCGAACTTGAGCAGAGCCAGAAAGAACTTCAGGATGTAATTGACCGGGGAGTTAAATCCCGCACTGAAAGCGAAAGTCTTCTGCTACAGACTAACCAGCAGTACCTTGAGGCCCGTGTTAAAAGGCTTCGGGCTTACTCTGACCTGATCATTGCAAAGGCCAAGATTTACAACTCAATTGGTCGTGACTTTGATCAGCAGGACCTGACCGCAACCAGCGGAATCAGCACTAAGCATGCTGAAGTCACAGATGAAATGTCCTACGCCCTGAAATAGATAAAACCAAACCGAACAGCCGGGTGAGCCTTTTGGGTTTTCCCGGCTGTTTTTTATGATCGAATCAATATGAAAAAACTGCTTCCAGCCATAGTCTTGCTTGCACTGCAATTACTGCTTGTCCCTTGCGCACTTGCGTATAATTCCACCTTGCCTACTTTCCCTGATTTTTCTGAACAGGGAACCGGGAATGATCCAGATCTCCACAAAACTATGCAGGGCACATTTAAGGTGGTTTTTTCCCCGCGCAAAGAAGTAATTCTTTCTGCGGAGGTGGATTCCACAGTCAGCCTTATTGCAAAGGAGTTCGGGCAATCTTTCAAAAAAGGGCAGGTACTGATCAAACTGAACCCGGAAATGTTTATTTGGCGTCAGGATAAGGCCAAAGCTCTTCACAAAAAGGCGGCTGAAACTTTCAAGGTTATCGAAAATCTGTACAAAGACAAATCCCGTTCCATCATTGATTTGGAAGAGGCGCGGGCAGATTTGACCATTTCCAAAGCCAATATGCGTATTGCCAGTAAGGAAGTAGGATTTTGCACTATCACGGCTCCGTATTCCGGGCGGATTGAAAGGCTGCTGGTGGATGAACGGGAATGGGTGGAAGCAGGGACCCCGCTGATCAAGATTGTCAGCGATTCCGTCCTGCTGGCCCGTACACTAGTGCCGTGGGATGAGCTAAAATCATTTCCCGTCGGTAGCCCTATAAATATCAAACTGAGCAGTGGTGAAACAGTAAAGGGTAAGGTTTCTCATGTAGGCGCGGTTATGGATTCCGCCAGCCAGACCTTTGAAGTGAAGATTGAGGTCCCCAATACAAAACGAAAGCTCAAATGCGGCATGACCGGCCATATTCCCACGCCCGTAGCCAAGGTTGCTGAGCGATGAGTAGTGAACAGCACCCTGCAATGATCCTGCACCAGCTTTCCACGGAATTACTGGCTGCGGAAGACCTGAAGCAACTTTATTTTCGGCTGCTCAACCGCTCCATCTCGCTTTGCCCTTATAAGCGGGCTGTGCTGTTCAAGGTTGATGGAAAGCGCGCTAAATTTCTGGCTGTGTCCGGTAAATCCGGAGTAGATGCTTATTCCGAGATGGTCGAAAAATGGGAATCTCTCGCCTCGTCGCTTTCTGACAAAGAGAACCCGCAATTGCTGAAAGCAGGTGTATTGCCCGATCAAGAAGCGCAGAATTGGAAATTTATCAACGACCATACCAACGGTCTTTCCGTATACTGGCTGCCGATCAAACCGTGGGGAAAGACTAAGTACGTCCTTTGGTTTGAGCGTTGGGAGCAGGAAGAGTGGACTGAACGGGATTTACAACTGCTCAGTCTTGTCGGTGTTAGTGCGAATTCGGCTT
This sequence is a window from Marinifilum sp. JC120. Protein-coding genes within it:
- a CDS encoding TolC family protein, with translation MYKYIPFLLLLLTACAPKTGTEMRNENLAKDLSFTKQAEMTLSGQNSNATSTESSEVINGKAISLRDAIDYALKHNLDKAVSEHQVAVQREVLTGSYWRMLPSLMSNAEFSTQDWYTPSSSKSFQSGQQSLEPSISHDLETSTQSVELSWNLLNLAVDFQRTYQSEAQLGMSKQQLKRVKQNLIVSVIQAYMRCSIAKDAKGRADDLIASALKRQEIIIKQMKAGSQKKKDALNGQISIIKLRDSVRRYEYDYRQAKKELAQLLGLAPAAEFSIEGINLADVPNEMAMNLPAWEKEALASRPEMFEMDLKEDEAVREADIALTQMFPALTPFARYSRDDNSYMSRHQWCNVGLRVSWDLLTIPRLSSEQQTGMKRAAVVRKQRQAQALAVLVQLNLATIEYRDAYESLGIATELEQSQKELQDVIDRGVKSRTESESLLLQTNQQYLEARVKRLRAYSDLIIAKAKIYNSIGRDFDQQDLTATSGISTKHAEVTDEMSYALK
- a CDS encoding efflux RND transporter periplasmic adaptor subunit, giving the protein MKKLLPAIVLLALQLLLVPCALAYNSTLPTFPDFSEQGTGNDPDLHKTMQGTFKVVFSPRKEVILSAEVDSTVSLIAKEFGQSFKKGQVLIKLNPEMFIWRQDKAKALHKKAAETFKVIENLYKDKSRSIIDLEEARADLTISKANMRIASKEVGFCTITAPYSGRIERLLVDEREWVEAGTPLIKIVSDSVLLARTLVPWDELKSFPVGSPINIKLSSGETVKGKVSHVGAVMDSASQTFEVKIEVPNTKRKLKCGMTGHIPTPVAKVAER